Proteins found in one Aneurinibacillus uraniidurans genomic segment:
- a CDS encoding CaiB/BaiF CoA transferase family protein produces MREALKGIRVLDFTRLLPGPLCSMYLADYGADVVKVEDPQMGDYARDMEPMLSGVGALYQLLNRDKRSMTLNLGHEEARAAARKLIADADVVLESFRPGVMRKFGLDYETMRELNPRLIYVSLTGYGQTGPYAKKAGHDLNFIGFTGLLHETIHARGKAHAALPAVQIADIGGGALHAVNAVLLALVKRGVSGEGAYLDVAMTDGVLPFMIPPLGYHLAGQESGVATFNPLTGSLACYDVYETRDGQWMALGALEEKFWKRFCEVAEIVPRLPDHWAADKQAAIREDVSAYFQAHTRAELVDRFAAEDVCLTPVLSIAEAMADPHMTERAAFWTRPDADAVTEIKNPLLDRAAADASFPPARGLHTDEVLRAYGYEDDVLRDFRERGII; encoded by the coding sequence ATGAGAGAAGCGCTCAAAGGAATTCGTGTACTTGATTTTACTAGACTTTTGCCAGGGCCGCTTTGTTCGATGTATCTAGCGGATTATGGCGCTGATGTCGTGAAGGTAGAAGATCCACAGATGGGAGATTATGCGCGGGATATGGAGCCGATGCTGTCTGGTGTCGGGGCATTATACCAGCTATTAAACCGGGACAAGCGCAGCATGACATTAAACCTTGGACACGAAGAAGCACGTGCAGCAGCACGCAAATTGATTGCAGACGCAGATGTTGTGCTTGAGAGCTTCCGTCCAGGTGTTATGCGCAAATTCGGTCTTGATTATGAAACAATGCGGGAGTTGAATCCTCGTCTAATCTATGTTTCGTTGACTGGTTACGGACAAACAGGGCCGTACGCGAAAAAAGCGGGGCATGATTTGAATTTTATCGGATTTACCGGATTGCTGCATGAGACGATTCATGCCAGAGGGAAGGCCCATGCAGCACTTCCAGCTGTACAAATTGCTGATATCGGCGGTGGAGCGCTGCATGCGGTGAACGCGGTGCTGCTTGCACTTGTGAAGCGAGGAGTCAGCGGCGAGGGAGCGTATCTTGATGTCGCGATGACAGATGGTGTGCTGCCGTTCATGATTCCGCCGCTTGGTTATCATCTAGCTGGACAGGAAAGTGGTGTTGCGACATTCAATCCGCTGACCGGATCCCTTGCTTGCTATGACGTATATGAGACGAGAGATGGGCAATGGATGGCGCTTGGTGCATTAGAGGAGAAGTTTTGGAAGCGCTTTTGTGAAGTGGCAGAGATTGTACCACGTTTACCTGACCACTGGGCAGCAGACAAGCAGGCGGCGATTCGGGAGGATGTCAGCGCGTATTTTCAGGCGCATACACGCGCTGAGCTGGTGGATCGATTCGCGGCAGAAGACGTCTGTCTGACTCCTGTTCTTTCGATAGCGGAAGCGATGGCTGATCCGCATATGACAGAACGTGCTGCATTCTGGACGCGGCCAGACGCAGATGCTGTGACCGAAATTAAAAATCCGCTGCTCGACCGCGCAGCGGCAGACGCATCATTCCCACCTGCGCGTGGTCTGCATACGGATGAAGTATTGCGTGCATACGGGTATGAGGATGACGTACTGCGTGACTTTCGGGAGCGCGGCATTATATAG
- a CDS encoding DUF2935 domain-containing protein, with translation MSSLFVSRSLADIRFWSRMMKEHTIFLRFGFTIDQTQYAEEADRFRQLFEEIEQKSMAFDEKTEPEKMARFNMEVYHATAHLWTFKRRMLEYVLTGQMVCHHPPLFFDHLAREAAYFMRRLEYLNKGTIEPPGDAIINETIFYLRVMSDHTRLLSIRIDPSERDLLAETADFSYQFDQLLFQAIDMESMRPASQNKALLESFLSRNQTPITSLCEFKQSVCSMIEDSQVRHALPFLLADHMLREAEYFRDVLDGFSKHVSDMQPSFPTL, from the coding sequence ATGTCCAGTCTGTTTGTCAGCCGTTCACTTGCCGACATCCGGTTCTGGAGCCGGATGATGAAAGAACACACGATCTTTTTACGCTTCGGCTTTACCATTGATCAAACGCAGTACGCCGAGGAAGCGGACCGCTTTCGTCAACTGTTTGAGGAGATTGAACAAAAAAGCATGGCCTTCGATGAAAAAACCGAGCCTGAAAAAATGGCCCGGTTTAATATGGAAGTATATCATGCAACTGCGCACCTGTGGACGTTTAAACGGCGCATGCTGGAATATGTACTTACTGGCCAAATGGTCTGCCACCATCCCCCACTATTTTTTGATCATCTCGCCCGGGAAGCGGCTTATTTCATGCGACGACTCGAATATTTAAACAAAGGAACGATCGAGCCACCTGGTGATGCCATTATAAACGAAACAATTTTTTATCTTCGCGTAATGAGCGATCATACTCGTCTGCTCAGCATACGGATTGATCCGAGCGAGCGTGACCTGCTAGCGGAAACAGCCGATTTTAGCTATCAGTTCGACCAGCTGCTGTTTCAGGCAATCGATATGGAATCCATGCGCCCGGCCTCACAAAATAAAGCACTGCTAGAGTCCTTTCTCTCCCGCAACCAGACACCCATCACCTCACTATGTGAATTCAAGCAAAGTGTGTGCAGCATGATCGAAGATAGCCAGGTGCGTCACGCGCTGCCATTTCTGCTTGCCGATCATATGCTGAGGGAAGCAGAATATTTTCGTGATGTGCTAGACGGATTCAGCAAGCATGTCTCTGACATGCAGCCTAGCTTTCCTACTTTGTAA
- a CDS encoding thioredoxin family protein encodes MKEIQTEAQFNEKIQSGRLIVAKFYTDWCPDCHRIDPFMPELEDTYREQMTMISVNRDRLPQLSEQLNIFGIPSFVVFYKGEELIRFVSRAGKTRTEIEHFLDRAVQVAGALGQ; translated from the coding sequence ATGAAAGAAATTCAAACAGAAGCACAGTTCAATGAAAAGATTCAGTCTGGTCGTCTTATTGTGGCGAAGTTTTATACAGACTGGTGTCCAGATTGCCATAGGATCGATCCGTTCATGCCAGAGCTTGAAGATACATATCGTGAGCAGATGACGATGATTAGTGTGAATCGGGATCGTCTGCCGCAGCTTTCAGAGCAGCTGAACATTTTTGGGATTCCGAGCTTTGTCGTGTTTTATAAGGGAGAAGAGCTTATCCGGTTTGTTAGCCGCGCTGGAAAAACGCGGACGGAGATTGAACATTTTCTAGACCGTGCTGTACAGGTAGCAGGTGCGCTTGGCCAGTAG
- a CDS encoding GIY-YIG nuclease family protein, whose product MLYTITPGFHLTLPEKCGVYIYRDKDENIIYIGKAKNLKKRISTYFYQNKQHTAKTKRMVHAAHTVEVRYTGSELEALLLEARLIRRHLPLYNRALRNYKAYPFLVLRTDLPAPYVEVSRDMVHEGAMYFGPYHKTGWLDNAVDALHSWLKLRRCPGPLPSSSCLYADLGQCLAPCITADKNDIYDDQVKQARAILDGNPNMQQRLEVLRDEAAADLRFEEAARIQTLLNLATYNSRITRSIAHHHALVVSYDADVGCTGLIIVHGRLLHTLHASERTVDILRTMQQEANELYKKTVGTLAAPSVEEVDEMLIIASWLECRAQELDMYPLGP is encoded by the coding sequence ATGCTCTATACCATTACCCCCGGTTTTCATCTCACATTGCCCGAAAAATGCGGCGTGTACATCTATCGCGACAAAGATGAAAACATCATTTATATCGGAAAAGCAAAAAATCTAAAAAAACGAATCTCCACCTACTTCTATCAAAATAAACAGCACACAGCCAAAACAAAGCGAATGGTGCATGCAGCACATACAGTAGAAGTACGCTATACCGGCTCTGAACTTGAAGCACTCCTGCTTGAAGCACGGCTGATTCGCCGTCATCTTCCTCTTTATAATCGGGCGCTGCGCAATTACAAGGCCTACCCGTTCCTCGTGCTTCGCACCGATCTTCCGGCTCCATATGTCGAAGTGTCACGTGATATGGTGCATGAAGGTGCTATGTATTTCGGTCCCTATCACAAGACAGGCTGGTTGGACAATGCAGTGGATGCGCTACATAGCTGGCTGAAACTCAGACGCTGTCCGGGTCCACTCCCGTCCTCATCCTGCCTGTATGCCGATCTTGGTCAATGTCTCGCCCCGTGCATCACAGCAGACAAGAACGACATATATGACGACCAAGTCAAACAAGCTCGCGCAATTCTTGATGGTAATCCAAACATGCAGCAGCGGCTGGAAGTGCTGCGTGACGAAGCGGCGGCTGATCTACGCTTCGAGGAAGCCGCACGTATCCAAACCCTTCTCAATCTCGCTACCTATAACAGTCGAATTACCCGCTCTATCGCCCACCATCACGCACTCGTCGTCTCGTATGATGCGGATGTCGGCTGCACCGGACTCATTATCGTCCACGGTCGCCTGCTTCATACACTACATGCCTCTGAGCGGACAGTTGATATTCTGCGCACGATGCAGCAGGAAGCAAACGAATTATACAAAAAGACAGTTGGAACACTAGCCGCACCATCTGTCGAAGAAGTAGACGAAATGCTTATCATCGCGTCCTGGCTTGAATGCCGGGCGCAGGAGCTGGACATGTACCCGCTTGGTCCGTAA
- a CDS encoding MogA/MoaB family molybdenum cofactor biosynthesis protein, with translation MSVTEHKKEAPKSIGCMIITVSDTRNKETDKSGQLIRQFLEEAGHAVTRYEIVKDERAMIHEAIEAGVTDDAVQAILLHGGTGIAKRDVTVEVVASKLHKELPGFGEIFRMLSYTEDIGSAAILSRAIAGVYEDRAVFSMPGSSGAVRLAMSKLIIPELGHVIREIYKQ, from the coding sequence ATGTCAGTAACCGAGCATAAAAAAGAAGCGCCGAAATCGATCGGCTGTATGATTATTACCGTAAGCGACACACGGAATAAGGAGACGGATAAAAGCGGGCAGCTTATTCGACAGTTCCTTGAAGAAGCAGGGCATGCAGTGACCCGCTATGAGATTGTGAAAGATGAGCGCGCTATGATTCATGAAGCGATCGAAGCAGGGGTCACAGACGATGCTGTACAGGCAATTCTCTTACATGGTGGGACAGGCATTGCGAAGCGGGATGTGACGGTAGAAGTGGTCGCTTCGAAGCTGCATAAGGAGCTGCCGGGATTTGGAGAGATTTTTCGGATGTTGAGCTATACAGAGGATATCGGGTCAGCGGCTATTCTTAGCCGAGCGATTGCCGGAGTGTATGAAGATCGCGCAGTGTTTTCGATGCCAGGTTCATCCGGTGCGGTGCGGCTGGCGATGAGTAAGCTCATCATTCCAGAGCTTGGGCATGTGATACGAGAGATTTATAAGCAGTGA
- a CDS encoding MarR family winged helix-turn-helix transcriptional regulator: MSKFEKSIERLESAYVSFMRHLGPKLSGDAELGLTGPQFYILHLLSKKEKFMVTEMASKMGVKPSAITVMIERLYKNRLVSRDRDENDRRVVFIHLTEEGKEVLQKAKQRRFEIISQYFKHLEADELESLIAIYEKLARIAATEEDIH; this comes from the coding sequence ATGAGCAAATTTGAGAAAAGCATCGAAAGATTAGAAAGTGCTTACGTCTCGTTTATGCGTCATTTAGGACCGAAACTTTCAGGGGATGCAGAATTAGGGTTAACAGGACCACAATTTTATATTCTCCATCTCCTTTCGAAAAAGGAAAAATTTATGGTCACAGAAATGGCATCCAAAATGGGTGTAAAGCCAAGTGCAATCACAGTCATGATTGAACGGTTGTATAAAAACAGGTTAGTGAGTAGAGACCGGGATGAAAATGATCGTAGAGTTGTTTTTATCCATTTAACGGAGGAAGGAAAAGAGGTTTTACAAAAAGCCAAGCAAAGACGATTCGAAATCATTTCTCAATATTTCAAGCATTTAGAGGCAGATGAGTTGGAAAGCTTGATTGCTATTTATGAGAAATTGGCCCGGATTGCCGCTACAGAGGAAGATATTCATTAA